A portion of the Candidatus Nitrosotenuis aquarius genome contains these proteins:
- the trpD gene encoding anthranilate phosphoribosyltransferase: MLEDYIARLEVGANLKHDEMSKAMELLLTEGTPDQVKAVFLQHLANKGETDDELLTMLGKMEEHGVHISPKCKGTIIDVCGTGGDKLQTFNVSTTAAFVIASCKGIVAKHGNRSSSGISGSADIFEYFGYDLNADPIKATSIIEKHRIGFLFAQRFHPAMKNVAAARKLLQSRTAFNVLGPLCNPARVKHQLIGVFSEDYLERIVSILQRRGAQNIMTVHSQDGLDELSTTSKNKICFLRDGNVGKMTIDPLKFGLHQATIKDLQISTKQEAIESFVTVLDGTASQAKIEITALNSAAGLVVGNVAKDLEEGLEMSLESIKSGQAFSHFENFVKDCGDYSKLKEIT, encoded by the coding sequence ATGCTAGAAGACTATATCGCAAGGCTCGAAGTCGGCGCAAATCTCAAGCATGACGAGATGAGCAAGGCAATGGAATTACTGCTAACAGAGGGAACGCCAGACCAAGTAAAGGCAGTTTTTCTGCAACACTTGGCAAACAAGGGCGAAACGGACGACGAATTGCTAACAATGCTTGGTAAAATGGAAGAGCATGGAGTACACATATCGCCAAAATGCAAGGGCACAATAATTGATGTCTGCGGAACTGGAGGCGACAAACTACAGACATTCAATGTCTCCACCACTGCGGCATTTGTCATTGCATCCTGCAAGGGAATAGTAGCAAAGCACGGCAACCGTTCATCGTCAGGGATTTCTGGCAGTGCAGATATTTTCGAGTATTTTGGCTATGACCTAAACGCAGACCCAATCAAAGCAACATCAATAATAGAAAAACACAGAATTGGATTTTTGTTTGCACAACGATTCCATCCTGCAATGAAAAATGTCGCAGCTGCTAGAAAATTGCTCCAGTCCAGAACCGCATTCAATGTTTTAGGACCATTGTGCAATCCGGCACGCGTAAAACACCAGCTAATAGGTGTCTTTTCCGAGGATTACCTGGAAAGAATAGTCAGTATTTTGCAAAGAAGAGGCGCGCAAAACATCATGACTGTTCACTCTCAGGATGGCCTAGACGAACTATCCACAACATCAAAGAACAAGATCTGCTTTCTGCGGGACGGAAACGTAGGAAAAATGACAATCGACCCATTAAAGTTCGGACTGCATCAGGCAACAATCAAGGACTTGCAGATATCAACAAAACAGGAAGCAATCGAATCATTTGTCACAGTACTTGATGGTACGGCAAGCCAGGCCAAAATAGAGATCACCGCACTAAATTCAGCTGCAGGCCTAGTTGTCGGAAACGTAGCCAAAGACCTAGAGGAAGGCCTGGAAATGTCACTAGAATCAATCAAGTCAGGCCAGGCATTTTCGCATTTTGAGAATTTTGTCAAAGATTGTGGTGATTATTCCAAGCTAAAGGAGATTACATAA
- a CDS encoding indole-3-glycerol phosphate synthase TrpC → MNTLQKLFDNSHKAISDGTYEITEKIPKSEIDLIQSIQENKHASLITEVKFSSPSLGKIRKISDPVQIAQAMVEGGAKALSVLTQPYLFEGSPQYFMQIRKQVKIPMLMKDIVVDKVQIDAARKIGADYMLLIQSLFDIGLLKDIDEYIDYGHKNGLKVLVEAHTKSEFVNSLNTKADLVGINNRNLDTLQIDINTTKKLLEGFDNHRIIVSESGIETPQDIQFLKKCGAGAFLIGSSIMKSEDIKENVRSLVNAI, encoded by the coding sequence ATGAATACGCTGCAGAAATTATTTGACAACTCCCACAAGGCAATATCAGACGGCACATATGAGATAACAGAAAAAATCCCAAAATCCGAAATAGATCTAATACAATCTATCCAAGAAAACAAGCATGCATCACTAATCACCGAAGTAAAGTTCTCATCCCCGTCGCTTGGTAAAATACGCAAAATATCAGATCCTGTTCAGATTGCCCAGGCCATGGTGGAGGGTGGTGCCAAGGCACTGTCTGTTCTCACACAGCCGTATCTTTTTGAGGGCTCGCCGCAATATTTCATGCAAATTCGAAAGCAAGTAAAAATCCCAATGCTGATGAAAGATATCGTAGTGGACAAGGTGCAAATCGATGCGGCAAGAAAAATAGGCGCAGATTACATGCTACTAATCCAGTCATTATTTGATATTGGATTACTCAAAGACATTGACGAGTACATTGATTATGGGCACAAAAACGGACTCAAGGTGCTAGTTGAGGCCCACACAAAATCAGAGTTTGTCAATTCGCTAAATACAAAAGCAGACCTGGTCGGAATAAACAATCGAAACCTGGACACCCTACAAATCGACATCAATACGACAAAAAAACTACTGGAAGGATTCGATAATCATAGAATCATAGTCTCAGAGAGCGGAATTGAAACCCCCCAAGACATACAATTCCTAAAAAAATGCGGCGCAGGGGCATTCTTGATTGGCTCTAGCATCATGAAGTCAGAAGATATTAAAGAGAACGTAAGGAGTTTGGTCAACGCGATATGA
- a CDS encoding antibiotic biosynthesis monooxygenase family protein, with protein sequence MYVAIIDMPLKEEKEEEFAAWIAETNKILTKNPGFVGRRLGKSSDGKYIMIAEFENEEAHHKIHQTPEHHQISMQLMGFLKQGPSRKFYDIISQ encoded by the coding sequence ATGTATGTTGCAATAATAGACATGCCTCTAAAGGAGGAAAAAGAAGAGGAATTTGCGGCTTGGATTGCAGAAACCAACAAGATTCTTACCAAAAACCCTGGATTTGTAGGCAGAAGGCTGGGCAAGTCAAGTGACGGAAAGTACATTATGATTGCAGAGTTTGAAAATGAAGAGGCGCACCACAAGATACACCAGACACCAGAACATCATCAGATATCGATGCAGTTGATGGGGTTTCTAAAGCAAGGGCCGTCTAGAAAGTTTTATGATATAATTTCACAATAG
- a CDS encoding anthranilate synthase component II has protein sequence MKFLIIDNYDSFTYNIAQLLGELGVESDVIRNDKITLDEIQKKNYDAIIISPGPGTPEDKRYFGICSNVIRELGPKTPILGICLGHQGIIQEFGGKVVNAGCARHGKTSQIKHYSDSLFSGVQNPFRATRYHSLVGDKTIIPDVLKITAIAEDDGEVMGVSHKDYLIEGVQFHPESILTTEGKKILQNFINKVKKC, from the coding sequence ATGAAATTTCTAATTATCGACAATTACGATTCATTCACATACAATATTGCACAATTATTAGGCGAGCTTGGAGTAGAATCCGATGTCATACGCAACGACAAGATAACACTGGATGAAATACAAAAGAAAAACTATGACGCGATAATCATATCGCCTGGTCCCGGAACGCCAGAAGACAAGCGATATTTCGGAATCTGCTCCAATGTGATTCGCGAGCTTGGACCAAAGACACCGATTCTTGGAATTTGCCTTGGACACCAGGGAATCATACAGGAATTTGGCGGCAAAGTAGTCAATGCGGGCTGCGCAAGGCACGGCAAAACAAGCCAGATCAAGCATTATTCCGATTCATTATTTTCTGGCGTGCAAAACCCGTTTCGCGCAACAAGATATCATTCTCTGGTAGGCGATAAAACCATCATACCAGATGTTCTAAAAATAACCGCAATAGCTGAAGACGACGGCGAAGTAATGGGGGTATCGCACAAGGACTATCTAATCGAAGGAGTACAGTTCCACCCAGAATCCATACTGACCACAGAAGGAAAAAAGATCCTGCAGAATTTTATCAACAAGGTGAAAAAATGCTAG
- the trpB gene encoding tryptophan synthase subunit beta yields the protein MKIKFPKDGRFGEFGGKYIPETLVPAIEELEQSYLKYKNDPDFKKELNYYLTEYAGRPTPLYYARNLSEKIGGAKIYLKREDLLHGGAHKINNTLGQALLAKRMKKTRIIAETGAGQHGVATAMACAALGLKAEVYMGYKDTIRQKLNVFRMNMLGCEVHAVKAGSQTLKDAINEAIRDWITNVKDTYYLLGSAVGPHPYPVMVRDFQAVIGEEIKQQIKAFGKKTPDTVIACVGGGSNAIGTFYPLVDTDTEIIGVEAAGEGLKSGHHSATLSAGTKGVLHGMMTYLLQDSEGQIQETHSISAGLDYPGVGPEHSYFKDQKRIQYVSATDKEVIDAFLILTRTEGIIPALESSHAVAEAIKLAKKRSKSDSIVVTLSGRGDKDVEVVQDYIENSK from the coding sequence ATGAAAATTAAGTTCCCTAAGGACGGTCGATTTGGCGAGTTTGGTGGAAAATACATCCCAGAAACCCTAGTTCCAGCAATCGAAGAGCTAGAACAAAGCTATCTCAAATACAAAAACGACCCAGACTTCAAAAAAGAGCTAAACTATTACCTAACAGAATACGCAGGACGCCCAACCCCATTATACTATGCAAGGAATCTATCAGAAAAAATCGGCGGTGCTAAAATCTACCTAAAAAGAGAAGATCTGTTACACGGCGGGGCCCACAAGATCAACAACACTCTGGGTCAAGCGTTACTTGCAAAGAGAATGAAAAAGACAAGAATAATCGCAGAGACTGGTGCAGGCCAGCATGGAGTAGCTACTGCAATGGCATGTGCGGCCTTAGGCCTCAAAGCCGAAGTATACATGGGCTACAAGGACACAATCCGACAAAAGCTAAACGTATTTCGAATGAACATGCTGGGATGCGAAGTCCATGCAGTCAAGGCAGGCTCGCAGACACTAAAAGACGCAATAAACGAGGCAATTCGCGACTGGATTACAAACGTCAAGGATACCTATTATTTGCTAGGCTCAGCAGTTGGACCACACCCATATCCAGTAATGGTGCGTGATTTCCAAGCAGTAATCGGCGAGGAGATAAAGCAGCAAATCAAGGCCTTTGGCAAAAAAACTCCAGATACCGTAATTGCATGTGTCGGCGGAGGATCAAACGCAATTGGAACATTCTATCCACTAGTAGACACGGACACCGAAATAATTGGTGTTGAAGCTGCAGGGGAGGGCCTAAAGTCAGGACACCATTCCGCAACACTGTCTGCTGGAACCAAAGGCGTATTGCACGGCATGATGACATATTTGTTGCAAGATTCAGAAGGCCAAATCCAAGAAACTCATAGTATTTCCGCGGGACTAGACTATCCAGGTGTAGGCCCAGAGCATTCCTATTTCAAGGACCAAAAAAGAATACAATATGTTTCTGCAACAGACAAGGAAGTAATTGATGCATTTTTGATACTAACTAGAACAGAGGGAATTATTCCGGCACTGGAATCATCGCATGCGGTGGCAGAGGCAATCAAGCTTGCAAAGAAAAGATCAAAGTCAGACAGCATTGTAGTTACACT
- a CDS encoding anthranilate synthase component I family protein, with protein MATFGNHTCTVIPLGLPGTQFEIYSNLEQHYTHTFLFESLTGPEELAESSIIGFDPKIIIQGYPDKIVISYKDGTTKTIPTKDPVAELKQFITPTQDQSHRYLGGAVGIINYDAIKLYENIPIKDNSKPIMEFGIYQDGILYDNKTNQSLYFYYDENRINQIKQAERKFGNITLSDITTNMDESQFASIVNKAKQYLYSGDIFQVVLSRKFNFSASGDFLRVYKELRTLNPSPYLYHMKFAQKTYIGCSPEMLVRVTGKEVETFPIAGTRKITDDEAKNKQLEQELLSDQKEIAEHTMLVDLGRNDVGRVCKYGSVRVPELMQIKRFSHVQHIVTHVVGTLDDKHDMFSAFEAVFPAGTVSGAPKVRAMEIINELEPDIREQYAGAVGYFSNNGCCDFAIAIRSIFFDGTKGFIQSGAGIVIDSTPEGEFKETEHKAGAMIAALKESTK; from the coding sequence GTGGCCACCTTTGGTAACCATACTTGTACTGTAATACCCCTAGGCCTGCCTGGAACGCAATTTGAAATCTATTCCAATTTAGAACAACATTACACCCACACATTTCTCTTTGAATCACTAACTGGACCTGAAGAGCTGGCAGAATCATCAATCATCGGCTTTGATCCAAAAATAATCATCCAGGGATATCCAGACAAAATCGTAATATCATACAAGGACGGCACCACAAAAACAATTCCAACCAAAGACCCAGTAGCCGAGCTAAAACAATTCATTACACCAACCCAAGACCAGTCACACCGATATTTGGGCGGCGCAGTTGGAATCATAAACTATGACGCAATAAAACTGTACGAAAACATTCCAATCAAGGACAATTCAAAACCAATAATGGAATTTGGAATCTACCAGGACGGAATATTATACGACAACAAGACAAACCAATCACTATACTTCTATTATGATGAAAACAGAATAAACCAGATAAAACAGGCTGAAAGAAAATTCGGCAACATCACTCTATCTGATATCACAACAAACATGGACGAATCCCAGTTTGCAAGTATAGTAAACAAGGCAAAGCAATACCTGTACTCTGGCGACATCTTCCAGGTGGTATTATCCAGAAAATTTAATTTTTCAGCATCGGGGGATTTTCTGCGCGTATACAAGGAACTGCGTACGCTAAATCCATCACCATATCTCTATCACATGAAATTTGCACAAAAAACATACATTGGTTGCAGCCCAGAAATGCTGGTCCGAGTAACAGGTAAGGAAGTAGAGACATTTCCAATTGCAGGCACGCGCAAAATCACAGACGATGAGGCAAAAAACAAACAGCTAGAGCAGGAATTGCTATCTGACCAAAAAGAAATCGCCGAGCACACAATGTTAGTTGACCTTGGGCGAAACGATGTGGGACGAGTCTGCAAATATGGCTCTGTCCGAGTACCAGAACTAATGCAGATAAAGCGATTCTCGCATGTGCAGCACATTGTGACCCACGTTGTAGGGACACTAGATGACAAGCATGACATGTTTTCTGCATTTGAGGCCGTATTTCCTGCAGGAACGGTATCCGGTGCGCCAAAGGTTCGGGCAATGGAGATAATCAACGAGCTAGAACCAGATATCAGAGAGCAATACGCAGGGGCTGTTGGGTATTTTTCCAACAATGGTTGTTGCGATTTTGCAATAGCAATTAGAAGTATCTTCTTTGATGGCACTAAAGGCTTCATCCAGTCCGGTGCGGGAATTGTAATAGATTCGACACCCGAAGGAGAATTCAAGGAAACAGAACACAAGGCAGGTGCAATGATCGCAGCGCTAAAGGAGTCCACAAAATGA